In a single window of the Amycolatopsis sp. cg5 genome:
- a CDS encoding ABC transporter permease has protein sequence MTRLLRNLTGLLVFFLLWEGFVRAGFVNALFLPPPTIVFARLFELLGDPVFIGHIIASALAWLIAMLIAVVVAVPAGLLLGSVAWLRDSTKVIVELLRPIPSVALIPLVLLVIGGGPEAKITLAVYAAVWPILFNTIYAMSEIDPVLTETARSYGTSKTRMLSSVALPHAAPFIFTGIRMSSAIALILVVSTEFVAGASKGIGQFLVSVSEGAGRMDLVLAGTVIAGLLGYLSNEGLERLGRRLFRWSTVDREAVK, from the coding sequence GTGACAAGACTTCTGCGCAACCTGACCGGCCTGCTCGTGTTCTTCCTGCTGTGGGAAGGCTTCGTACGGGCCGGGTTCGTGAACGCGCTCTTCCTGCCCCCGCCGACGATCGTGTTCGCCAGGCTCTTCGAGCTGCTCGGCGATCCCGTGTTCATCGGCCACATCATCGCCAGCGCGCTCGCCTGGCTCATCGCGATGCTCATCGCCGTCGTGGTCGCGGTGCCCGCCGGGCTGCTGCTCGGCAGCGTCGCCTGGCTGCGCGACTCGACCAAGGTGATCGTCGAACTGCTCCGCCCGATCCCCTCGGTGGCCCTGATCCCGTTGGTGCTGCTGGTGATCGGCGGCGGCCCCGAAGCGAAGATCACGCTCGCCGTGTACGCCGCGGTCTGGCCGATCCTGTTCAACACCATCTACGCGATGTCCGAAATAGACCCGGTGCTCACCGAGACCGCGCGCTCGTACGGCACGTCCAAGACCCGGATGCTGAGCTCGGTCGCGCTGCCGCACGCGGCGCCGTTCATCTTCACCGGCATCCGGATGTCGTCGGCGATCGCGCTCATCCTGGTGGTGAGCACCGAGTTCGTGGCGGGCGCCAGCAAGGGCATCGGCCAGTTCCTGGTCAGTGTCAGCGAAGGAGCAGGCCGGATGGACCTGGTGCTCGCCGGGACCGTGATCGCCGGTCTGCTCGGTTACCTGAGCAACGAAGGGCTCGAGCGACTCGGGCGCAGGCTGTTCCGCTGGAGCACGGTCGACCGGGAGGCGGTCAAATGA
- a CDS encoding acyl-CoA dehydrogenase family protein: MSAEQRELVDRAGKLADVFAERAAEHDRENTFPFANYDDLAEAGFLRLSVPKELGGFGAGLAEILPVLERLAMGDGATALAVTMHISPLGQWANVWRRTQNPRLEALLRQAAEGGLVWASVTSEMGLRNDMTDANTRAEKVDGGFVLTGRKSFATNTSVATHCSTTARFEDAEGGPRLLLCQIALDQPGVTIHKTWNTMGMRGTQSNDLELDGVFVSDDRVVHSLPVGHFDARVLETVWAWAMPAFASVYTGIAAGALDWTVRSLVKRGKAEDPVLQDVIGECQILVESSRALIHRHVDDVSSGRLFGGDVQEGVARCGLVKYVASNNAVKVLQRLVDVIGGASYTKALPFERMWRDVQASTFMPMGNLAARKLIGASVLGVPTLPTS, from the coding sequence TTGAGCGCTGAACAGCGAGAACTGGTCGACCGCGCGGGCAAGCTCGCGGACGTGTTCGCCGAGCGTGCCGCCGAGCACGACCGCGAGAACACGTTTCCCTTCGCCAACTACGACGACCTCGCGGAAGCCGGCTTCCTGCGCCTTTCGGTGCCCAAGGAACTCGGCGGCTTCGGCGCCGGCCTCGCCGAGATCCTCCCCGTGCTGGAGCGGCTGGCGATGGGCGACGGCGCGACCGCGCTGGCCGTCACCATGCACATTTCCCCGCTGGGCCAATGGGCGAACGTCTGGCGCCGCACCCAGAACCCGCGCCTGGAGGCCCTGCTCCGCCAGGCCGCCGAGGGCGGTCTCGTGTGGGCGTCGGTGACCAGCGAAATGGGCCTGCGCAACGACATGACCGACGCGAACACCCGCGCGGAGAAGGTCGACGGCGGCTTCGTGCTGACGGGCCGGAAGAGCTTCGCCACCAACACTTCCGTCGCGACGCACTGTTCGACGACCGCGCGTTTCGAAGACGCCGAGGGCGGCCCGCGGCTGCTGCTGTGCCAGATCGCGCTGGACCAGCCCGGCGTGACGATCCACAAGACGTGGAACACCATGGGCATGCGCGGCACCCAGAGCAACGACCTCGAACTCGACGGCGTCTTCGTCTCCGACGACCGCGTGGTCCATTCGTTGCCGGTCGGCCACTTCGACGCCCGCGTGCTCGAAACCGTGTGGGCATGGGCGATGCCCGCCTTCGCGTCCGTCTACACGGGAATCGCGGCGGGCGCGCTGGACTGGACGGTCCGCAGTCTCGTCAAGCGCGGCAAGGCCGAGGACCCGGTGCTGCAGGACGTGATCGGCGAGTGCCAGATCCTCGTCGAAAGCTCACGCGCGCTCATCCACCGCCACGTCGACGATGTCTCCAGCGGACGGCTGTTCGGCGGCGACGTCCAGGAAGGCGTCGCCCGCTGCGGCCTCGTGAAGTACGTGGCCAGCAACAACGCCGTGAAGGTGCTGCAGCGCCTCGTCGACGTCATCGGCGGCGCCTCCTACACGAAGGCGCTCCCGTTCGAGCGGATGTGGCGCGACGTGCAGGCCTCGACGTTCATGCCGATGGGCAACCTGGCCGCGCGCAAGCTGATCGGCGCCTCGGTACTGGGCGTGCCCACGCTCCCCACGTCGTAA
- a CDS encoding ABC transporter permease, translating into MSVATTVRKGLSGFARYWLLFLGLLAAWEIATRLAGDLFFPPPSEIAASAAKLWFTGPASHLFLTDVVFDQIVPSVVRMLGGWLIAVVLGVALGTALGRSATGMDYVGPLFAFFRAIPPPALIPVFWVLFNIGPGMQIAAIIFGSIWPVLLNTVDGAGSVDPVKQETARSFRTPKAYWITMVVLPAALPKIFAGLRLSLSVSLILMVISELFGSYNGIGYSLLSAQRSYELTTMWAWIVLLGVLGYGLNSLLLMVEHRVLAWQPARASKG; encoded by the coding sequence ATGAGCGTCGCCACGACTGTCCGCAAAGGACTGAGCGGGTTCGCCCGCTATTGGCTGCTGTTCCTCGGCCTGCTGGCCGCCTGGGAGATCGCGACCAGGCTCGCGGGTGACCTGTTCTTCCCGCCGCCCAGCGAGATCGCGGCGAGCGCGGCGAAACTGTGGTTCACCGGCCCGGCGTCCCACCTGTTCCTCACCGACGTGGTGTTCGACCAGATCGTGCCCAGCGTCGTCCGGATGCTCGGCGGCTGGCTGATCGCGGTCGTGCTCGGCGTCGCGCTCGGCACGGCACTCGGCCGCTCGGCCACCGGCATGGACTACGTCGGCCCGCTGTTCGCGTTCTTCCGCGCGATCCCGCCGCCCGCGCTGATCCCGGTGTTCTGGGTGCTGTTCAACATCGGCCCCGGCATGCAGATCGCGGCGATCATCTTCGGCTCGATCTGGCCGGTGCTGCTCAACACGGTCGACGGCGCCGGATCGGTCGACCCGGTCAAGCAGGAGACCGCGCGCTCGTTCCGCACCCCGAAGGCGTACTGGATCACCATGGTCGTGCTGCCCGCGGCGCTGCCGAAGATCTTCGCCGGGCTGCGGCTGAGCCTGTCGGTTTCCCTGATCCTGATGGTGATCTCGGAACTTTTCGGTTCCTACAACGGGATCGGCTACTCATTGCTCTCCGCACAGCGGTCGTACGAGCTCACCACCATGTGGGCCTGGATCGTGCTGCTCGGCGTGCTCGGTTACGGACTGAACTCGCTGCTCCTGATGGTCGAACACCGCGTGCTGGCTTGGCAGCCCGCGCGAGCCTCGAAGGGTTAA
- a CDS encoding ABC transporter substrate-binding protein, translating to MSTSRGYRRRAALGLALTALVTVTGCSALGGSDSSSSSGGGGLEKPKIKVTAMPTIDMAPFHLAVKNGYFKEQGLEVEVVDVPSGQASLQKLIAGEVDIAYGSYTPFFLAKSKGAADIKFVSDASSAAPKSTVVVAMPNSPVKSVKDLAGKKIAITGENTICDTLTKSVMKDNMVESSGVKWVPIPFPQIAAALQRGDVDAGFLTEPFITSAAKQVGAVPVVDTATGATADFPTAGYASQSKFTDANPKTVAAFQKAMQKATKESADRSKIEPLMVEFAKIDQDTAALTTLLTFQSALDARRLQRVPDLLKDQGTITARIDVNTMIAPQASIS from the coding sequence ATGAGCACTTCCCGGGGGTACAGACGACGCGCGGCGCTCGGTCTGGCACTCACCGCTCTGGTGACCGTCACCGGCTGCAGCGCACTAGGTGGTTCCGACAGCTCGTCGTCCTCGGGCGGCGGGGGCCTGGAGAAGCCCAAGATCAAGGTCACGGCGATGCCGACGATCGACATGGCTCCGTTCCACCTCGCCGTCAAGAACGGCTACTTCAAGGAGCAGGGCCTCGAGGTCGAGGTCGTCGACGTGCCCAGCGGCCAGGCTTCGCTGCAGAAGCTGATCGCAGGCGAGGTCGACATCGCCTACGGCAGCTACACGCCGTTCTTCCTGGCGAAGAGCAAGGGCGCGGCGGACATCAAGTTCGTCTCCGACGCCTCTTCCGCCGCGCCGAAGAGCACCGTGGTCGTCGCGATGCCGAACAGCCCGGTGAAGAGCGTCAAGGACCTCGCGGGCAAGAAGATCGCCATCACCGGTGAGAACACCATCTGCGACACGCTGACCAAGTCCGTCATGAAGGACAACATGGTCGAGTCCAGCGGCGTCAAGTGGGTGCCGATCCCGTTCCCGCAGATCGCGGCCGCGCTGCAGCGTGGAGACGTGGACGCCGGCTTCCTGACCGAGCCGTTCATCACCTCGGCGGCCAAGCAGGTCGGCGCCGTCCCGGTGGTCGACACCGCGACCGGTGCCACGGCGGACTTCCCGACCGCGGGCTACGCCTCGCAGTCGAAGTTCACCGACGCCAACCCGAAGACGGTGGCCGCGTTCCAGAAGGCCATGCAGAAGGCGACGAAGGAATCGGCCGACCGGTCGAAGATCGAGCCGCTGATGGTCGAGTTCGCCAAGATCGACCAGGACACCGCCGCGCTGACCACGCTGCTGACCTTCCAGTCCGCTTTGGACGCACGGCGCCTGCAGCGGGTCCCCGACCTGCTGAAGGACCAGGGCACGATCACCGCGCGGATCGACGTCAACACGATGATCGCCCCGCAGGCGAGCATTTCCTGA
- the mdlC gene encoding benzoylformate decarboxylase: MATVRDVTRDLLRELGLTTVFGNPGTTEVAFLTDWPSDFHYVLALQESSVVAIADGYAQASRKPVLVNLHSAGGVGHAAGHIFTAFRNRTPLIILAGQQTRSLLPDEPFLGATDAASFPKPYVKWSCEPARAEDVPAAIARAYHVATQAPQGPVFLSVPLDDWDVETDKAVASRPRIAGFAPDPSVLAELAVALDAAERPALVAGPAIDHDGAVPEFVELAERLRADVWASPMSARCSFPEDHPLFRGFLQPERGKVASALTEYDLVVVLGAPAFTYHVYRGESATPLPPLYVISDDEQILARAAEGVGIGATSRLAIEALTGLVHQSSRPLPAALERPQAAQGSLISADFLYATLSELLPDNAIVVEETPSHRPALQAQLPIKSTDTGFLTVASGTLGYGLPAAVGAAMARPERKVVAVIGDGSSMYCVQALWTAARENVPVTFVILDNYQYAAVRILGEASGGEKVPGVDLGGIDFTALAGSLGLVARHVERPEELKTALSSALSDDRPNLLHVRVDPNPVALY; the protein is encoded by the coding sequence ATGGCGACTGTGCGTGACGTCACCCGTGACCTGCTGCGAGAACTCGGCCTCACCACGGTGTTCGGCAACCCCGGCACCACCGAGGTCGCCTTTCTCACCGACTGGCCGAGCGACTTCCACTACGTGCTGGCGCTACAGGAGTCTTCGGTGGTCGCGATCGCCGACGGTTACGCGCAGGCGAGCCGCAAGCCGGTGCTGGTCAACCTGCATTCGGCCGGTGGGGTCGGGCACGCGGCCGGGCACATCTTCACCGCGTTCCGCAACCGGACGCCGCTCATCATCCTCGCTGGTCAGCAAACCCGGTCGCTGTTGCCGGACGAGCCGTTCCTCGGCGCGACCGACGCGGCGTCGTTTCCCAAGCCGTACGTCAAATGGAGCTGCGAGCCCGCGCGTGCCGAAGACGTTCCGGCGGCCATAGCCAGGGCTTATCACGTGGCGACACAGGCGCCGCAGGGTCCGGTCTTCCTGTCGGTGCCGCTCGACGATTGGGATGTCGAGACGGACAAAGCGGTCGCCTCGCGGCCGCGGATCGCCGGTTTCGCCCCGGATCCGTCGGTGCTCGCCGAACTCGCCGTCGCGCTCGACGCCGCCGAGCGGCCCGCACTCGTCGCCGGGCCCGCGATCGACCACGACGGCGCGGTGCCCGAGTTCGTCGAGCTGGCCGAGCGGCTGCGCGCCGACGTGTGGGCGAGCCCGATGTCCGCACGGTGTTCGTTCCCCGAAGACCACCCGCTGTTCCGCGGCTTCCTGCAGCCGGAGCGGGGGAAGGTCGCGTCGGCGCTGACCGAGTACGACCTCGTCGTGGTGCTGGGCGCGCCGGCGTTCACGTATCACGTCTACCGCGGCGAATCGGCGACGCCGCTGCCGCCGCTGTACGTGATCAGCGACGACGAGCAGATCCTCGCCCGCGCCGCCGAGGGCGTCGGCATCGGCGCGACCTCGCGGCTCGCGATCGAGGCGTTGACAGGGCTTGTCCACCAGTCGTCACGGCCACTGCCCGCCGCACTGGAACGTCCGCAGGCGGCGCAGGGCAGTCTGATCTCGGCTGACTTCCTGTACGCGACGCTGTCGGAGTTGTTGCCGGACAACGCGATCGTCGTCGAAGAGACCCCGAGCCACCGGCCCGCGCTGCAGGCGCAGCTGCCGATCAAGTCCACCGACACCGGGTTTTTGACGGTGGCCAGTGGCACACTGGGATATGGCCTGCCCGCCGCGGTCGGCGCGGCGATGGCGCGGCCGGAGCGCAAGGTCGTCGCGGTCATCGGCGACGGGTCGAGCATGTACTGCGTCCAGGCACTGTGGACGGCCGCGCGGGAGAACGTGCCGGTCACGTTCGTCATCCTGGACAACTACCAGTACGCGGCGGTGCGCATCCTCGGCGAGGCGAGCGGCGGGGAGAAGGTGCCCGGCGTTGATCTCGGCGGCATCGACTTCACCGCGCTGGCCGGCAGTCTCGGCTTGGTGGCCCGGCACGTCGAGCGGCCCGAAGAGCTGAAAACGGCCTTGTCTTCCGCCTTGTCCGATGATCGGCCGAATTTGCTGCACGTGCGCGTTGACCCGAATCCGGTTGCCCTGTATTGA
- a CDS encoding ABC transporter ATP-binding protein — MTNMLEVTGLNHNYGTHVAVADLSFTVEAGQLACIVGPSGCGKSTLLRCIAGLLPPTSGTVKLHDDKVSGVPDDLAVVFQDYSRSLFPWLTVAKNVEFPLRWGGLSKSDRRKRALEALDSVGLSGVGSKFPWQLSGGMQQRVSIARALASRPALLLMDEPFASVDAQTRFELEDLTRRVQREQGATILVVTHDIDESVYLGDRVLVLSKSPASIVADLPVPLPADRDQITTRESAEFVTLRGEVARLLHGSTPEAETAAADAAEWDLAESGTEATPKTRARQDS, encoded by the coding sequence ATGACGAACATGCTCGAGGTGACCGGCCTCAACCACAACTACGGCACGCACGTGGCCGTCGCCGACCTGTCGTTCACGGTGGAGGCCGGTCAGCTGGCCTGCATCGTCGGCCCCTCCGGCTGCGGCAAGTCGACACTGCTCCGCTGCATCGCGGGCCTGTTGCCGCCCACGTCGGGCACGGTCAAGCTCCACGACGACAAGGTCAGCGGCGTCCCCGACGACCTCGCGGTCGTCTTCCAGGACTACAGCCGCTCACTGTTCCCGTGGCTGACCGTCGCCAAGAACGTCGAGTTCCCCTTGCGCTGGGGCGGTTTGAGCAAGTCCGACCGTCGCAAGCGCGCACTGGAGGCACTGGACTCGGTCGGCCTTTCCGGCGTGGGCTCGAAGTTCCCCTGGCAGCTGTCCGGCGGCATGCAGCAGCGAGTGTCCATCGCCCGCGCGCTGGCCTCCCGCCCGGCACTGCTGCTGATGGACGAGCCCTTCGCGTCGGTCGACGCGCAGACCCGCTTCGAGCTGGAAGACCTCACCCGCCGCGTCCAGCGCGAGCAGGGCGCGACGATCCTGGTGGTCACCCACGACATCGACGAAAGCGTGTACCTGGGCGACCGGGTGCTGGTGCTGTCGAAGTCCCCCGCCTCGATCGTCGCGGACCTCCCGGTCCCACTGCCCGCCGACCGCGACCAGATCACGACCCGCGAATCGGCGGAGTTCGTGACGTTGCGCGGCGAGGTGGCCCGGCTCCTGCACGGCTCGACCCCGGAGGCGGAGACCGCGGCCGCCGACGCGGCCGAGTGGGATCTGGCCGAAAGCGGCACCGAAGCCACGCCCAAAACCCGGGCCCGCCAAGACTCCTGA
- a CDS encoding nitrate- and nitrite sensing domain-containing protein, with translation MRNWRLRSKLAAILIVPTLVALALGGLRAYDGLDRASQFQLTADQVDFATKVTAVIHELQNERFLALGRIASDDPTRQVALDQQISKVDRVVDELRTSANELKTQDQATKDRYTRGLQRLDALRPLRSASNTPTYSELAALGTYSSVLDALVQLGREINTSVADRELLRQAATAQAISQAKEFVARGDAALEIAGIRQAFTGDILEQIRDAQASGAAEVAAFLADADPAQRQLYSDTFSGPEVDDRQRLRVETFARNDQGLPPNVDKLRLSTDSAVALGKLRAVESNLLTTLRNRADDLASEATRAAWIESAIVALALIAALALMLLIARLMLRPLKVLQTSALSVARGLPDTVQAILDNPDPVKASKNAVEPVPVDSTDEIGEVARSFDVVHEQAVKMAAEQALLRENVNGIFVNLSRRSQRLVERQLGVIDRLEADEQDPDHLASLFELDHLATRLRRNGESLLVLSGAGLAKSVPKPVPAADVIGAAVSEIEQYARIEIGIVPDVAVQGLTIHDLVHVLAELLDNATYFSEPETKVTVRAVITRKKALAIQVTDHGVGMSEDAVAEVNQRLAEPPDLDVAVTRRMGLYVVARLAKRHGIEVRLRENEDIEGGMIARVVVPAELLTPLRSGADARQAPPATRAETSNPSWPSMPSIPPVNKPPQPMQSSLPSFPPVPAAEPAPQPPAPATANGSADSNGGLKPLDQPISLDDLVSGGNKAYRSPNPPPPPAWPTTEDIDTVHGEGASADANESTAYTPLVLPKREPKYVAPEPPKPEKPAQDAAALEDDVPTRRLPIYQSVLSRWFSEDGEEQPPLPPEAKKVEPTLADEAVADIDERDAADQHHDEGHTEVVDTIDADDEPPSVPPVLPTPEPSWRSSADEGWQAAQSLLETKNEEITPAGLPKRVPNAYLVPGSIGSPSDSNAFTDTTSAQPGTGAIARSASAARNRMASFQRGYTSGRHAMKEQAPVGGGAIGSESAESSEE, from the coding sequence ATGCGCAACTGGCGGTTGCGCTCGAAACTGGCCGCGATCCTGATCGTCCCGACGCTGGTCGCGCTCGCACTCGGCGGGCTACGGGCGTACGACGGACTGGACCGTGCTTCCCAGTTCCAGCTCACGGCCGACCAGGTGGACTTCGCCACCAAGGTCACCGCCGTCATCCACGAGCTGCAGAACGAGCGTTTCCTCGCGCTCGGCCGCATCGCCTCCGACGACCCGACCCGTCAGGTCGCGCTGGACCAGCAGATCAGCAAGGTCGACCGGGTGGTCGACGAGCTGCGCACGTCGGCCAACGAGCTGAAGACCCAGGACCAGGCCACCAAGGACCGGTACACGCGAGGCCTGCAGCGGCTCGACGCGCTGCGCCCGCTGCGCAGCGCCTCGAACACGCCGACCTACTCCGAACTCGCCGCGCTCGGCACCTACTCGTCCGTGCTGGACGCGCTGGTGCAGCTCGGCCGTGAGATCAACACCTCGGTCGCCGACCGCGAACTGCTGCGCCAGGCCGCCACCGCGCAGGCGATCAGCCAGGCCAAGGAGTTCGTCGCCCGCGGCGACGCGGCGCTGGAGATCGCAGGCATCCGCCAGGCGTTCACCGGTGACATCCTCGAGCAGATCCGCGACGCGCAGGCCAGTGGCGCCGCCGAGGTCGCGGCCTTCCTCGCCGACGCCGACCCGGCACAGCGCCAGCTGTACTCCGACACGTTCAGCGGGCCGGAGGTCGACGACCGCCAGCGGCTGCGCGTCGAGACCTTCGCGCGCAACGACCAGGGCCTGCCGCCCAACGTCGACAAGCTGCGCCTGAGCACCGACAGCGCCGTGGCGCTGGGCAAGCTGCGTGCCGTCGAGTCGAACCTGCTCACCACGCTGCGCAACCGGGCCGACGACCTCGCCTCGGAAGCGACCCGCGCCGCCTGGATCGAGTCGGCCATCGTGGCGCTGGCGCTGATCGCCGCGCTCGCGCTGATGCTGCTCATCGCCAGGCTGATGCTGCGCCCGCTGAAGGTCCTGCAGACCTCGGCGCTGAGCGTGGCGCGCGGACTGCCGGACACCGTGCAGGCCATCCTCGACAACCCGGACCCGGTCAAGGCGTCGAAGAACGCCGTCGAGCCGGTGCCGGTCGACTCCACCGACGAGATCGGCGAAGTGGCCCGGTCCTTCGACGTGGTCCACGAGCAGGCCGTCAAGATGGCCGCCGAGCAGGCACTCCTGCGCGAGAACGTCAACGGCATCTTCGTGAACCTGTCCCGCCGCTCGCAGCGGCTGGTGGAACGCCAGCTCGGCGTCATCGACCGGCTCGAGGCCGACGAGCAGGACCCCGATCACCTCGCGAGCCTGTTCGAGCTGGACCACCTGGCGACCCGGCTCCGCCGCAACGGCGAGAGCCTGCTGGTGCTTTCGGGCGCCGGTCTCGCCAAGTCGGTGCCCAAGCCGGTGCCCGCCGCCGACGTCATCGGCGCGGCGGTCTCCGAGATCGAGCAGTACGCGCGCATCGAGATCGGCATCGTGCCCGACGTCGCCGTGCAGGGCCTGACGATCCACGACCTCGTGCACGTGCTCGCCGAGCTGCTCGACAACGCCACCTACTTCTCCGAGCCGGAGACGAAGGTGACCGTCCGCGCGGTCATCACGCGCAAGAAGGCGCTCGCCATCCAGGTCACCGACCACGGTGTCGGCATGTCCGAGGACGCGGTCGCCGAGGTCAACCAGCGACTGGCCGAGCCGCCTGACCTGGACGTCGCCGTGACCCGCCGGATGGGCCTGTACGTGGTCGCCCGCCTGGCGAAGCGCCACGGCATCGAGGTCCGCCTGCGCGAGAACGAGGACATCGAGGGCGGCATGATCGCCCGCGTCGTCGTGCCCGCGGAGCTGCTCACGCCGCTGCGCTCCGGCGCCGACGCCCGTCAGGCGCCGCCGGCCACCCGCGCGGAGACCTCGAACCCGTCGTGGCCGTCGATGCCGAGCATCCCGCCGGTCAACAAGCCGCCGCAGCCGATGCAGTCTTCGCTGCCGTCGTTCCCGCCGGTGCCCGCCGCGGAGCCCGCTCCGCAGCCACCCGCGCCCGCGACCGCGAACGGCAGCGCCGACAGCAACGGCGGGCTCAAGCCGCTCGACCAGCCGATCAGCCTCGACGACCTGGTCAGCGGCGGCAACAAGGCCTACCGCAGCCCGAACCCGCCGCCGCCACCCGCGTGGCCGACGACCGAGGACATCGACACCGTCCACGGCGAGGGCGCCAGCGCCGACGCGAACGAGTCGACCGCGTACACCCCGCTCGTGCTGCCGAAGCGTGAGCCGAAGTACGTCGCGCCGGAACCGCCCAAGCCGGAGAAGCCCGCGCAGGACGCCGCGGCGCTCGAGGACGACGTCCCGACGCGCAGGCTGCCGATCTACCAGTCGGTGCTCTCCCGCTGGTTCAGCGAGGACGGCGAGGAGCAGCCGCCGCTGCCGCCGGAGGCCAAGAAGGTCGAGCCGACGCTCGCCGACGAGGCCGTCGCGGACATCGACGAGCGCGACGCCGCCGACCAGCACCACGACGAGGGGCACACCGAGGTGGTCGACACCATCGACGCCGACGACGAGCCGCCATCGGTGCCGCCGGTGCTACCCACGCCGGAGCCCAGCTGGCGCAGCTCGGCGGACGAGGGCTGGCAGGCCGCGCAGTCGCTGCTGGAGACCAAGAACGAGGAAATCACCCCGGCCGGTCTCCCCAAGCGGGTGCCCAACGCATACTTGGTACCGGGATCGATCGGCAGCCCGAGCGATTCCAACGCGTTCACCGACACGACCTCGGCCCAGCCGGGTACGGGCGCCATCGCCCGGTCGGCGTCGGCGGCGCGGAACAGGATGGCGAGTTTCCAGCGTGGCTACACCTCCGGTCGCCACGCTATGAAGGAGCAGGCGCCGGTAGGCGGCGGCGCCATCGGTTCCGAGTCGGCAGAGAGCAGTGAGGAGTGA
- a CDS encoding ABC transporter substrate-binding protein encodes MLRRAVLALALSAALTGCGALGGSEDGPAQAGGTVEKPKIKVALISTIDLAPLHLANKKGYFKAEGLELEITTAPSSQATLAALISGQADLAFASYVPFFVAQDKKAADIKIVADSVSASPRSNMIVTKPGSAVRSVQDLAGKKIGVSALNTASHIMSMAAMKAAGVDQREVRWTPIPFPDMAAALSRGDVDAAYLPEPFITQAARTIGAVPVADVATGPTEDFPIAGYGTLAKFAAANPKTVTAFQHAMKKATDESADRAAVQPYVAEFSKVDQDTAALVTLPNFHSTLDARRLQRVPDQLLEFQVIGGRLDVGPMLAPQG; translated from the coding sequence GTGCTCAGACGTGCCGTACTCGCACTGGCGCTGTCGGCGGCGCTCACCGGATGCGGCGCGCTGGGCGGTTCCGAGGACGGCCCGGCGCAGGCGGGCGGCACGGTCGAGAAACCGAAGATCAAGGTCGCGCTCATCTCCACGATCGATCTCGCCCCGCTGCACCTGGCGAACAAGAAGGGCTACTTCAAGGCGGAAGGACTCGAACTCGAGATCACCACCGCGCCGAGCAGCCAGGCCACTCTCGCCGCGCTGATCAGCGGGCAGGCCGACCTCGCGTTCGCCAGCTACGTGCCGTTCTTCGTGGCACAGGACAAGAAGGCGGCCGACATCAAGATCGTCGCCGACTCGGTGTCCGCGAGCCCGCGCAGCAACATGATCGTCACCAAGCCGGGTTCGGCCGTGCGGTCGGTTCAGGACTTGGCAGGCAAGAAGATCGGCGTCTCGGCGCTCAACACCGCGTCGCACATCATGTCGATGGCGGCGATGAAGGCGGCGGGCGTCGACCAGCGCGAGGTGAGGTGGACACCCATCCCGTTCCCCGACATGGCCGCGGCGCTGAGCCGTGGTGACGTCGACGCCGCCTACCTGCCCGAACCGTTCATCACCCAGGCGGCCAGGACGATCGGCGCCGTGCCGGTCGCCGACGTGGCCACCGGTCCGACCGAGGACTTCCCGATCGCGGGCTACGGCACGCTGGCGAAGTTCGCGGCGGCCAACCCGAAGACCGTCACCGCCTTCCAGCACGCGATGAAGAAGGCGACCGACGAGTCGGCCGACCGCGCGGCCGTCCAGCCGTACGTGGCCGAGTTCTCCAAGGTCGACCAGGACACGGCCGCGCTGGTCACCTTGCCCAACTTCCATTCCACCTTGGACGCTCGGCGGCTGCAGCGGGTACCCGACCAGCTGCTCGAGTTCCAGGTCATCGGCGGGCGGCTAGATGTCGGCCCGATGCTCGCTCCACAGGGATAA
- a CDS encoding copper homeostasis protein CutC encodes MTGLLEVIALDAADAETAQAGGADRLELVADMALDGLTPAPQTVREVLGATDLPVRIMLRDNGSFAPGDLHKLRGDTRRLIDLGAREFVFGFLTPDNEIDAVACRLLAEDLQGLKWTFHRAIDRTRNQLRAYDQLSPLGCDTVLAAGHPDGVAAGLPVLREFAKRTGPDLLVGGGLRREHVPGLRADGVSAFHVGSAVRPGGWTSSLDVDAVREWAELVKG; translated from the coding sequence ATGACGGGCCTGCTAGAAGTCATCGCACTCGACGCGGCCGACGCCGAAACCGCGCAGGCCGGTGGTGCCGACCGGCTCGAACTGGTCGCGGACATGGCGCTCGACGGACTCACCCCGGCACCCCAGACCGTGCGCGAGGTGCTCGGCGCCACCGATCTTCCGGTCCGGATCATGTTGCGGGACAACGGTTCCTTCGCGCCCGGCGATCTGCACAAGCTGCGCGGCGACACGCGGCGCCTCATCGATCTCGGCGCGCGCGAGTTCGTCTTCGGCTTCCTCACGCCCGACAACGAGATCGACGCCGTGGCGTGCCGCCTGCTCGCCGAGGACCTCCAGGGTCTGAAGTGGACATTCCACCGCGCCATCGACCGCACACGCAACCAACTGCGCGCCTACGACCAGCTCTCGCCGCTCGGCTGCGACACGGTGCTCGCCGCCGGGCACCCGGACGGTGTCGCGGCCGGGCTGCCGGTGCTGCGCGAGTTCGCCAAGCGCACTGGTCCGGACCTGCTCGTCGGCGGCGGCCTGCGGCGCGAGCACGTGCCGGGGCTGCGCGCGGACGGGGTGTCCGCGTTCCACGTCGGCAGCGCGGTGCGGCCGGGTGGCTGGACGTCCTCTTTGGACGTTGACGCGGTCCGCGAGTGGGCCGAACTCGTCAAGGGCTGA